CAAAAGAGATCCATTTTACAATTTACCATTTCGTCCGCATTAATTTCAGTTCATATAAACAACTTTCACAGCAGGAAAGTTGTAGCTACATTTGTGCTTTTGTTTCTCTTTTGGAGTCATTACatctatatatcattattttttgcAAGAAGTCTCCATTTCTCGAGAGTTTCTCAGTGTTTTCTAAAAGCACATGCAATTATGTTAGGTTTCGTACCTGGATggaaaaacattaaatttaaattcaatAGTCAAATCGGTACCTTGCCATAGTTTAATTGGCCTAGAACATGGCAGAAGGTTAGAGATTGATGGAATATCATGAAACTTACAGATCTTGAGGACATCCGGGCATTCGTGGAAGACGTTTACCAAGTTTTAACATTTGCAAAATGTGTTCGTCCCTGATATCTTCATAGGGTCGACGACCTGAAGATGAGATGTCATTGATACAGTAACAGTAATGGATGCACTAAACTAAAGATCTTAGCATGGCAAAGATGATTATACCATAATTTACAAAGATACAGCGACACTCCCTAAAAGATGTCATTTGTATGTGTACTCTAAGATTTGTCAGTAAACTGTTTCGCAAATTGCAAATTCTAAATGCTGCATACTGATATGAAAAATCTTTGAAAtctatttaaaataatttaatttgagTTTTGTAATGACCATTACATCCTATAAGTCAAAGTGGGTGGGTCTCTCTTAGTAGAACACACTATGagtactgatatatatataaatatgcctGTCCAGTTTTCCTTTGTGCACACTATGCATGAACTAAATAGATTTAACAATTTTGGATGATCCAATTATTATTCCATTTAAACTATCAAGCAATCATTCTGATTAGATTTACTATGCCACAGACTATAATAAAACACAAGCGTGCATGCCTCTTACCTAAAGGGATGGCGCCACGTGTAGATAGTACAAATATAGGTTACTTACCAAGGGATGATATCTCCCACATCAACACTCCTAAACACCATCTGTTGGATGAGAAATACAGTTATACGGAAGGAGCTTCCCTCATTGTGAACGTCGGTAAAGGTTTAACGTATATGTACTTTGAAATGTACCGACGACACCTGGATTTAACTGAATCACTGTAGGTGACATGGACACTGTACTAATATTATAACTGTCTATAATAATTGGACACTGTACTAATATTATAACTGTCTATAATAATTGGACACTGTACTAATATTATAACTGTCTATAATAATTGGACACTGTACTAATATTATAACTGTCTATAATAATTGGACACTGTACTAATATTATAACTGTCTATAATAATTGGACACTGTACTAATATTATAACTGTCTATAATAATTGGACACTGTACTAATATTATAACTGTCTATAATAATTGGACACTGTACTAATATTATAACTGTCTATAATAATTGGACACTGTACTAATATTATAACTGTCTATAATAATTGGACACTGTACTAATATTATAACTGTCTATAATAATTGGACACTGTACTAATATTATAACTGTCTATAATAATTGGACACTGTACTAATATTATAACTGTCTATAATAATTGGACACTGTACTAATATTATAACTGTCTATAATAATAAGTGAGTTCCAACATTTAAAGAACTTTCTTCATTTAATTAGCCAACTTTACACAAATATCCTGAACAAAACGTGACAGAGAGAAATTATCAGGTGACAATAGTGGCCGGAGGACAAACACCAGATAACAAACATTGCCAGATAACAAACATTGCCAGATGACAAAACATGCCGGATGACAAACATTGCCGGATGATAAACATTGGCGAATGACAAACGATTTGCCAGATGACAATGGTTTGACGGGTGGTAAAAAATGGAACGTGACAAATATTGCCAGGTGATAAACTTGCCGGGTTATAAAACTTGCCGGATGACAAAAATGACGCCAGGATGACAACAAGAAGTTGACGAACtgaaaatttaaaatacacGACGTTAATTTATTAAAAAGTTGAAAGAAGAAACAAAGATATGGACATTTCAGGTTTAAAGATATGATAAGGAAGTACCACTCCCTGTCACCAATTCAACCCGTTATTCGAAACAATGCAGTAAACGTAAAACTTCAAGTCTCAACTTTTATTTGCAATCTATAAATAGGACAAACTTGAAATTAAAGCAATTTCATCACTCTCCGTTTTACTAGATAGAAACCTTTATATTGTGAATATCATCttgaaatttgtcaattttagaCCTTGCTGATCAATTGTTTAACACAATACTTACATATCACTTTTGTCCGAATACAAAAAGTCACCATCAAGTGTCTCCGGCGCCATCCATCGCAATGGGAGTTTCACATAACTGTCCTTCTTCAGTTTCTTTTTGTAAACGTACGTATACACATCCCTTGATAAACCGAAGTCACATAGTTTACCAATTCTGTGCTCACCGTATATCAAGACATTACGGGCTGCAATATCCCTGTGTATTACCTAGTGGGATGGAGATTTAAGAGAGAATACGGACGGAGATTAGAGGTGAAAAGATAGAGGCAATGACAAATACAGTATGAGGCTCACAGACAAAGACGTGTAAAATCGAAACGACGAGATAATGAGAAAGATAAAATGACCATTTACCGTAAATACAATCAGTATCTtgtgaaatattgtacatgtaatttgactTTCAACTCTGACAGACAGTTCGATAATGTTTTTAATTTGATCCAGGGCGTTCACTGAGATCAGAGCGTTGTGCCTTATAAAAAACTCACATGTTTGTCATGGAGATACTGCATTCCCTTGCAGACGTCGACTGCTACATCAGTGAGAAATACACTATGTGTCGAGAGGGCGGAATTAACTCGTAATCTCTTCGATTTCTGTCGATTCTGTAATACTAAAAGGTAACTGTTAGAAGTAGATCCCCTCCTTCAGCATATTCTATCACCATCTTCAATGGACCTATTTGTATCgaaaatgaagaaaatttcGTAAAATAATTCAATTATGTTTTTACGAGTCAACAAGTATTCATGGGTGGGTAGTTGGATggatggtgggtgggtgggtgggtgagagaGTGGGCGAAAAACACTCACTGACTAAGAGATTCGTTTCATACATTATTTTTGGACTTTTTGTGCAAGGCAACAACAGAGAATCGGTTTCTCAAATGTAATGTTGACTGTAAATGACTGGATACAAACTGCAGGATATAGAGTTGGTGTCTTTCAGAATGTCATTGAATAGAAGATCGACCAACCCATTAAACCTGGCACAAAAATTACtgtcattgtaatatgaattaTATGTGATAAAAACTCGAAACACCTGCATGGTCAATGGCGACCATCTTTCTTCCCCTGTGGTCAGTCCCAAAATATGTCTAAAATTTGTGCCATGAATGCCTTACGAGAGTATTTGTTCAGTAGACTGTGTGGATAATGTTGAAATGCCTTTCCAATCAAAAATAACTTGTTATAGTTGATAAAGAAACGAACCATCGTCCACGACAACACCATGTATATTGACAATGTTTTCATGAATTCCAAGTCGTATGTGGTGGTAGGCTTCAGACAAGAGCGCCCTCTCATCGATAGGTGAGGAAGAACCTGCATAGGAAATAATGCCGAggtaacatacatgtacgcGATCTGACATTTCTTGAATACCGATTTCTGAACATCTTGGTAGATAAAGAATCCAGTGTTTGTCTTACTCTTTCCCTTGCGATTTCTCATTGTTCTCTCTCTTTCCTATTTCCTCCGACCGCACACATCCCAAATTAAAGACGACCGAAAGAATAAACTTACCTGATAATTTCTTAACAGCTACTATAATTTCAGGAGCTTCTGGTTTTAAGTATTTAGCCTTATAGACTGAACCAAAACCCCCAATTCCAACAAGATCTCCAATTTTTAATTCACATCCTTTTATGATCCATTTCTGAACATCGTTGACCACTACACCAGCCTCGTCATCATTAGTCATTCCTGTTGAACTCACATTTGCTATACTCTAAATAACAATGAGAGACAGAGAGTGCGATaatttgaattataataaatattccagggttattttgataacatttttgtCTTTAGCGAACGTACTGTACGTTATAGTCACAGCACATTGCGGATTACTGTTCAATGTACATGTGACTCTATCGCACAAAACAATAATAAACTGCACATGgaacactttaagataacaagattaactgaatacagtttcttgctacattttgtataaattatataaagcAATATGCACACATcaaaacactgccccccccccccccgcatgtCTGCATTTGGTTGCAATAGATTTAAATGGTCTATTTCATGTAGATAAATTAGTGATCTGTAAGCTACAACGTACGTACTGTACTATTCATTTGGTCATGGTTTCATGGAATAGCATTTGTAGTAGGTATTATCTGCCGCAATCATTAGctgattattttttgttttcgaATTCAAGTATGTTACTGACTGTTATGATCGCTGCAAGAACTGGTTTCAATACCATTTTTTGTATACCGACAGATACACTGACAGTTAGTAACACCAACTGAGATATTAGCTAACTGACCTACAAACTAGtcttaacaaacaaacaaaacagacagacagacagacagacagacagacagacagattgattgACAAACATTCGATGATAGATATACTAATTCATTAGATAGCACTAAGCTATAAACTCATAGAGATATAAAAAGTTTAAAAGTTAGACTAGTTCACTCTCCTTGAGATAGCTACCCTACGATTGTACAGGCTTTGTCATACCTCAAGTTGTCTAACTCGATCAGAGGCAGATGTGAAAGTCAGGATGTTTTTATCTGTTCTGGTAACTCGGTAACATATTATTACCAATGACACCACAACAAATAGGACGAGTGCAGCTGCACCAAGTATCACCCATTCAACCTGCAAATCGTCTGATATTCGTTCTGAAGGATAGAAACCGATATAATTTTGACTTGTTTCTCGTTGTATATACGTCACACGAATGTAGTCATACAGATGTTAAACATACTCGACTATTTGAAGATAagagaaacaaaataatttcttATTACTTCACTCTATTCTTATTTACGTCATCATTGCATGActgttcatattttgtgttaacCGAATAGTACCACCAAAAGCTTGACGTTGATCTATTCCACGTCGCCGTGTGTCTTCTCACAACGCATTCCTGTAGGGAATATGTGGAGGGGTTGGATTTAAATAGTCCTTTGCTGAATTGAAATGATGGCAAGGACATTATAAATTTGTAAAGTGCGCCTCCTACGTTACGATTTAGTATGGAAATTACTGATaaattgttgaaatgttgaACCGATAGGATACCTTTACACGAGTCTCCCGTCCATCCTTCTGCGCATGTACAGTAACCATTAATCACGTTACAATTTCCATTCTGTTGATCACATTTGCATTGTCGTTTACAGTTACGTCCAAAATATCCAGGAGAACAAACTGTTGAGAAATTCCACCCAAACAAGATAGTAAGTGGTAGGCATAGTAAGGTTGGCATAAATTCCTAATGTTTTCTTTCCAATTCAAGTTATTGCAGTGTTCTATCAATTATTAACAGAATAATGTACGATATACACTTTGCTGACCACGTTACTTTattagggtgaccctattttttcctgtttctcattacccaaccCAAAATGTTCAGCTCCGACGTcagaataaacaaaacaaaaaatattttcgcCCTCTCTTACTATTTTgaggaacagcgccctctctgacAAGAATAAGGAAGTGTCTGGACTGGCGACGTCATCTACAGTACTAGTCATGGCGGCGACGACGAAACTTGTTCACGGACAGAGCATTTCTCTCATGAATTAGGGGCGGGGAACACAATGTGTAGAGAAGAGGGGAATCCAACGGGCTTGTTTACTGGGAATTCAatagaagatagagaggagagGAAAataaggagaggcagagaaacatgaagaagacgactttcatttatttatttttactttaaatcgaccgaccgagcgaccgaccgacccatagttgtAATGagaaagtaatgagaaacataaataGGGCCATCCTTATCAAAGTCCCTATTagtacatgaaataaaacaactgCTGTATCCCAAAACAATATAATTTCAAACAGactataaaaaatataatgtgGACAATCTGTGAAAGTTTTTAAACcaaatataaaaagtaaaacataaattaacgtgttttttttttcaatttatactagtatatgtgaTCTTTCAATAACTTGGTTATTATAAGTATAATTGCAAATATCAATTAAATGAAATCCGTTCACAACAAACCTTCTGTGCAGTTTCCACCAGTTAAACCAGCATCACATAGACATCCTTCAATCCGCTCACACGTCGAGTTTTCTGGACAGCTACAGGATAGATCACATAATTCACCGTGTTTGTCAGGAGGACAATCTGGGAAGGAAAGAATCGCAGTTGATGTCAACTTACTATTATTGAAATGCTGTACATTAGTCGAATAATGACGTGAATCTTCGACTAGTTTCTAACCTCAGGTGGCTTTTTACTTTCCACaagggaaggttatgttatgttatgttatgttataattgtgtgtgtgtgtatgtatgtatgtatgtatgtatgtatgtatgtatgtatgtatgtatgtatgtatgtatgtctgtctgtctgtctgtctgtgtctgtctgtctgtctgtctgtccgtccgtccgtccgtccgtccgtccgtccgtccgtccgtctgtctgtctgtctgtctgtctgtctgtctgtctgtctgtctgtccgccttCCTACCTCTTTGTCTATGGACACGATACCTCAGAACTACTGCATCAATATTAATTCTAATGAAACTGGCTACACATCTTCTACACGTCCTATGAATGGTATTGAGTTACCTGTATAAAGCATTAGACAGAAAGATAGATGTCGTATGCTAGATAGATGATAGaaagatagaaagatagatGTCGTAATCACAATGCCTTTATTATTACAGATGATGTGGACTGTGCCTTTTAACACTATCCATGTGCAAGAGTTGACCCACTAGTACTGTAATGCGATGTCTAGTACTATGTCTAGTACTGCAATGCGATGTCTAGTACTATGTCTAGTACTGCAATGCGATGTCTAGTACTATGCCTGGTACTGCAATGCGATGTCTAGTACTATGCCTAGTACTGCAATGCGATGTCTAGTACTATGCCTGGTACTGCAATGCGATGTCTAGTACTATGCCTAGTACTGCAATGCGATGTCTAGTACTATGCCTAGTACTGCAATGCGATGTCTAGTACTATGCCTAGTACGTATACTGTAATGCGATGTCTAGTACTATGTCTAGTACTGCAATGCGATGTCTACTACTAATTGATGAAGTTGATGAAACCTGTTTTGTTGTGTCATCTTAGAAAAAAATCTTAACTGGTCCAATTGCAAACATGCACACAAAGTGACCTATATTGTCAGGAAAAAAGTTGGCATTATCTTTCGACTGAGTCAGTTTATACCACAAAGTATTCTcttattaatttacaaaactttcATACAACCACATATAACTTATGGCCTTGAGGTCTGGGGCTCTACATACCGATCACATCTGACCTGTATCCTCCAATCACAAAAATGGCAGCCAGAGCTATAACTTCCAGTGATCGTACAGTAGGCTCCAATCAACTATTCAATCAGttacacattctaaatatatttAACCAACATAAACTTCAAATTTGCACTTTTATGTACGACCTGCTCAACGGTAACTTGACACATCATTTcacacaatattgttcatttcccaCTCACTATCATAATACACGTCACAAAATTATGGGCAATATTTCAATCCCAAGGATAAACACTGAAATAGGTAAATTTGCAATGTCATACACAGGAGCTATACACTGGAACAACTTACCTCTTGATGTTAGGTCCAAATCATCAAGGAATGTTTTTCGTAACTCACTAAAAGATTTTCTTCACCTGATATGAATGTACTGCAACCCATGttgatgtataatgtacatattttcatagatatttagttttgttttcactgccctctttatattttgtcatgtatttattataaatgttatttacagtgtctaaggagacagacttgattagcaagtagctattttctggtctccttttacctacctcaaaaatgtattatttattttatctacaaatgtaaatttaataagtaggtaataaagaagatatatatGTCTAGTACTGCAATGCGATGTCTAGTACTATGTCTAGTACTGCAATGCGATGTCTACTACTATGTCTAGTACTGCAATGCAGTGTCTAGTACTATGTCTAGTACTGCAATGCGATGTCTAGTACTATGTCTAGTATTGCAATGCGATGTATAGTACTATGTCTAGTACTGCAATGCGATGTCTAGTACTATGTCTAGTATTGCAATGCAATGTCTAGTACTATGCCTAGTACTGCAATGCGATGTATAGTACTATGTCTAGTACTGCAATGCGATGTATAGTACTATGTCTAGTACTGCAATGCGATGTATAGTACTATGCCTAGTATTGCAATGCGATGTATAGTACTATGTCTAGTACTGCAATGCGATGTCTAGTACTATGTCTAGTACTGCAATGCGATGTCTAGTACTATGTCTAGTACTGCAATGCGATGTATAGTACTATGTCTAGTACTGCAATGCGATGTCTAGTACTATGTCTAGTACTGCAATGCGATGTCTAGTACTATGTCTAGTACTGCAATGCGATGTATAGTACTATGTCTAGTACTGCAATGCAATGTCTAGTACTATGTCTAGTACTGCAATGCGATGTATAGTACTATGTCTAGTACTGCAATGCGATGTCTAGTACTATGTCTAGTACTGCAATGCGATGTCTAGTACTATGTCTAGTACTGCAATGCAATGTCTACTACTATGTCTAGTACTGCAATGCAATGTCTAGTACTATGTCTAGTACTGCAATGCGATGTATAGTACTATGTCTAGTATTGCAATGCGATGTATAGTACTATGTCTAGTACTGCAATGCAATGTCTACTACTATGTCTAGTACTGCAATGCAATGTCTAGTACTATGTCTAGTACTGCAATGCGATGTATAGTACTATGTCTAGTACTGCAATGCGATGTATAGTACTATGTCTAGTACTGCAATGCGAGTACTGCAATGCGATGTCTAGTACTATGTCTAGTACTGCAATGCGAGTACTGCAATGCGATGTCTAGTACTATGTCTAGTACTGCAATGCGATGTCTAGTACTATGTCTAGTACTGCAATGCGATGTCTAGTACTATGTCTAGTACTGCAATGCGATGTCTAGTACTATGTCTAGTACTGCAATGCGATGTCTAGTACTATGTCTAGTACTACAATGCGATGTCTAGTACTATGTCTAGTACTGCAATGCGATGTCTAGTACTATGTCTAGTACTGCAATGCGATGTCTAGTACTATGCCTAGTACTGCAATACGATGTCTAGTACTATGTCTAGTACTGCAATGCTAAGTTTCACCCTGTCTGACTCTTCATCAAATTccgtttattgagttataacaagggtatatttcaaaaatggaAAGTTAATTGTCACAGAAAGATCGGTTTTATCAGAAACTAAATCTGCTACGAATATAGAAGTGGACATTTTTCCCCGTTCGCAAGTAAATCAAAGACCGAGAACTCGCCTTCAGCGCCGTAACAATCCAGGTCTTATTAACGACTTGTCTGATTCTGAATAGGAAACAGGCCATGGCCCAGTGTCATTTCTAACGTGGAATGTTCAGGGTTTGAAACATAAATTATGCTGTTttgattttgtgaattttattttaaaatatgatattatttcATTGGTCGAAACGTGGGCAGACGATGTAAACTCCTTTAAGTATAATTTTCCAGGCTTTACAGTTTTCAGTTCAGTCAGATCAAGAAAAGCAAGTAAAGGTAGATATCCAGGTGGAGTTTGTGTAATAGTAAGAAATAAATTTATAGAAAAAACTCGTCATATTAAATGTAATTTACTGGATACTATTTGCCTTCTTTTTAATGGAAGTATTTTTGGGTTGGATAAAGATGTACTCTTgtgttcaacatatatttcaCCACAATATTCGTCAACGTACAACACTTTACCTTCTCGAAATGGAATAGAATTACTTGAGAATTCGATTTCTAATATTTTATCTGACCTACCCAATGTTTATGTAATTCTTTCTGGAGATTTAAATGCTCGCACAGGCGAAGAATTTGATTATATTATCGACGATAGTACAACACATGTTATTGGAGATTCTGTATTGTATGATAGGGATTCCTTTAAGTTACGACGGGTGTCAAAAGACAAAGAGATAAATAATTTTGGGCGTTCGCTGTTATCGCTTTGTTGTacacttaatttacatattttgaatggaAGGTCAGGTGTTGATGCCGAGCATGGCGAATTCACTTGTACAGCCAATGCCGGTACCAGTGTTGTTGACTATACGGTGGTATCGACTACCCTCTTTCCAAAAATAACGTCCTTTTCGATTGTTTTAAGACCAGAATCAGATCACTTTCCTATGTCCTTTAGTATTTCTACTGGGGTGTTTAAGAGAGTTGTTAACAAGAACGAGCGCCATGACCTTGTTAAATTTATTTGGTCAAGGGAAA
The genomic region above belongs to Glandiceps talaboti chromosome 8, keGlaTala1.1, whole genome shotgun sequence and contains:
- the LOC144438717 gene encoding tyrosine-protein kinase-like; this encodes MTNDDEAGVVVNDVQKWIIKGCELKIGDLVGIGGFGSVYKAKYLKPEAPEIIVAVKKLSVLQNRQKSKRLRVNSALSTHSVFLTDVAVDVCKGMQYLHDKHVIHRDIAARNVLIYGEHRIGKLCDFGLSRDVYTYVYKKKLKKDSYVKLPLRWMAPETLDGDFLYSDKSDIWCLGVLMWEISSLGRRPYEDIRDEHILQMLKLGKRLPRMPGCPQDLYET